In a genomic window of Bacteroidetes bacterium SB0662_bin_6:
- a CDS encoding sugar porter family MFS transporter: MNRRTVFFSTIVAALGGLLFGFDTAVISGTTEALESVFGLDEFWLGFTVASALIGTIVGAFGAGIPADRYGRNRVLIVLAVFYFVSALGSATADNWIAFLLYRFLGGLAVGGSSVVAPMYIAEIAPARLRGRLVAVSQLNVVTGILLAFFSNYVVAQIIADATAWRWMFGVEAAPAALFFALLFFIPQSPRWLVKRGRSEEARAVLERLGEVEIDNEMAEIVASLKTATGQTGGKLFQKRYTFPILLAWGLAMFNQLSGINALMYYASRIFGMAGAGVDDALLRSVAVGGTNLIFTIAAFFIIDRFGRRPLMIVGSAGTAGCLALVAWAFFVGGDQMGTPVLIGLLGFIAFFALSQGAVIWVFLTEIFPNRVRSKGQSLGSFTHWFMAAAVSWTFPVVAEASGGFAFAFFSAMMVLQLFFAVKIMPETKGLSLEELEVKLGIGTAELEALEERLHAEAGENA; the protein is encoded by the coding sequence ATGAACCGTCGCACCGTCTTTTTCAGCACCATCGTGGCCGCCCTCGGCGGCCTTCTTTTCGGCTTCGATACGGCCGTGATTTCCGGCACGACCGAGGCGCTCGAATCGGTGTTCGGACTGGACGAATTCTGGCTGGGCTTTACGGTGGCCTCCGCGCTTATCGGCACCATTGTCGGGGCATTCGGCGCCGGGATTCCCGCCGACCGCTACGGGCGGAACCGTGTGCTCATTGTGCTGGCGGTCTTTTACTTCGTCTCCGCGCTGGGGAGCGCTACGGCGGATAACTGGATTGCCTTTCTGTTGTACCGTTTTCTCGGCGGCTTGGCCGTCGGCGGTTCATCCGTGGTAGCCCCCATGTACATTGCGGAAATCGCCCCGGCCCGGTTGCGCGGACGGCTCGTGGCCGTCAGCCAGCTCAACGTGGTCACGGGGATTCTCCTGGCCTTTTTCTCCAATTACGTGGTGGCCCAGATCATTGCGGATGCGACGGCCTGGCGGTGGATGTTCGGCGTGGAGGCGGCTCCTGCCGCACTGTTCTTCGCGCTGCTCTTTTTCATTCCGCAAAGCCCCCGCTGGCTGGTCAAGCGAGGGCGTTCAGAGGAAGCCCGGGCCGTACTGGAGCGCCTTGGAGAAGTGGAGATAGATAACGAAATGGCGGAAATCGTCGCTTCGCTGAAGACCGCGACCGGTCAGACGGGCGGCAAACTGTTCCAGAAGCGCTATACCTTTCCGATTCTGCTGGCGTGGGGGCTTGCCATGTTCAACCAGCTTTCCGGGATCAACGCGCTGATGTACTACGCGTCGCGCATCTTCGGCATGGCGGGGGCCGGCGTCGATGACGCGCTGTTGCGATCAGTGGCTGTGGGCGGCACCAACCTCATCTTCACCATTGCGGCGTTTTTCATCATCGACCGGTTCGGGCGCCGTCCGCTGATGATTGTGGGCTCCGCGGGCACGGCGGGCTGCCTTGCGCTGGTGGCCTGGGCGTTTTTCGTCGGGGGCGACCAGATGGGGACTCCCGTGCTGATCGGCCTGCTCGGATTCATTGCCTTCTTCGCCTTGTCTCAGGGAGCGGTGATCTGGGTGTTCCTTACGGAGATTTTCCCGAACCGAGTGCGGTCGAAAGGGCAATCCCTCGGCTCGTTCACGCACTGGTTCATGGCTGCTGCGGTTTCCTGGACTTTTCCTGTGGTGGCCGAGGCGTCCGGCGGGTTCGCCTTCGCCTTTTTCAGCGCCATGATGGTGCTCCAACTGTTCTTTGCCGTGAAGATAATGCCTGAAACGAAAGGGTTGTCGCTGGAAGAACTGGAAGTCAAACTGGGCATCGGCACAGCGGAGCTGGAAGCGCTTGAGGAGCGGCTTCATGCGGAAGCGGGCGAAAATGCATGA
- a CDS encoding FKBP-type peptidyl-prolyl cis-trans isomerase: MNTGRIRRILLLVVLACIAGGCDTGINEEPPPVLVLLPREVEEDEYITTGSGLQYHDFVIGDGEEADSTHRVIVHYAGWLTDQRLIGTSYLTNAPITVTLGSDTIIDGWSEGIPGMREGGERQLVVPPELGYGEDGFDGAGIPSNATLIYEIELLSIESEESDQ; encoded by the coding sequence ATGAATACAGGACGCATAAGGCGAATCCTTTTGCTTGTTGTCCTTGCCTGCATCGCGGGCGGTTGCGATACCGGCATCAACGAAGAACCGCCCCCGGTGCTCGTTCTGCTGCCGCGCGAGGTAGAAGAAGACGAATACATAACGACCGGGAGCGGTTTGCAATATCACGATTTCGTGATTGGCGACGGCGAAGAAGCCGATTCCACCCACCGCGTCATAGTACATTATGCCGGATGGCTTACGGACCAAAGACTGATAGGAACTTCGTACCTTACGAATGCGCCGATCACTGTCACTCTTGGTTCCGATACGATCATCGACGGATGGAGCGAAGGGATTCCGGGCATGCGCGAAGGAGGCGAACGCCAGTTGGTTGTTCCCCCGGAACTCGGTTATGGAGAGGACGGATTCGACGGAGCAGGCATTCCTTCGAACGCCACGCTTATCTACGAAATCGAACTCCTCAGTATAGAATCCGAAGAATCCGATCAGTAG
- a CDS encoding MBL fold metallo-hydrolase yields the protein MIQPERSGDDFLADVRAAHRRSEPFHLWWLGQSGFLLQWQGAHLLFDPYLSDSLTKKYDGTSKPHVRITERVIAPERLDFIDAATSTHNHTDHLDAETLLPLMQANDALQLVIPEANRSFVADRLRCDPSWPVGMTVGAENTVGPFRFMAVPAAHETLATDGAGRHTHLGYVVQFGPWTVYHSGDTIRYEGMADLLRPFHIDVCMLPVNGRDPARGVPGNLTGEEAAHLAHDIGARAAIPCHYEMFAFNTASPEPFFEEAARLGLRTVQLAAGGRWSCDLMG from the coding sequence ATGATCCAACCCGAACGATCCGGCGACGACTTTCTTGCGGATGTGCGCGCAGCGCATCGCCGTTCCGAACCCTTCCACCTCTGGTGGCTGGGGCAAAGCGGTTTTTTGCTGCAATGGCAGGGCGCTCACTTGTTGTTCGACCCGTACCTGTCCGACTCGCTGACGAAGAAATATGACGGCACCTCCAAGCCGCATGTACGGATCACGGAACGCGTCATCGCGCCGGAGCGCCTTGATTTCATAGATGCGGCGACCTCCACCCACAACCACACGGATCATCTGGATGCGGAAACCCTTCTGCCGCTGATGCAGGCGAACGATGCGCTGCAACTGGTCATTCCGGAGGCGAACCGGTCCTTTGTGGCGGATCGTCTTCGGTGCGATCCTTCATGGCCCGTCGGCATGACGGTCGGGGCGGAAAATACAGTCGGGCCGTTCCGGTTCATGGCCGTGCCGGCAGCGCACGAGACGCTCGCAACGGACGGAGCGGGGCGTCATACGCACCTCGGGTATGTGGTGCAATTCGGGCCGTGGACCGTGTATCACAGCGGCGATACGATCCGGTACGAGGGCATGGCCGATCTTTTGCGTCCGTTCCATATCGATGTTTGCATGCTGCCCGTCAACGGGCGGGATCCGGCGCGCGGCGTGCCCGGCAACCTTACCGGCGAGGAAGCGGCGCATCTGGCGCACGATATCGGGGCGCGGGCAGCCATCCCGTGCCACTACGAGATGTTTGCTTTCAATACGGCTTCACCGGAGCCGTTTTTCGAGGAGGCGGCGCGCCTTGGGCTGCGCACAGTGCAGCTTGCCGCCGGGGGGCGGTGGAGTTGCGATCTGATGGGGTAG
- a CDS encoding glycoside hydrolase family 32 protein, producing the protein MAWKMPHTFSQSDICHGTSMLRIGKGHDPFTLYRDGYRAISYFFEYPIFHAFQTSPVIMSDKPMLFSSLRLRCAVWTAPVLLAVLLATVPAHRASAQPEPTYTERYRPQYHFTPAVNWMNDPNGLVWFDDEYHLFYQYNPFGTRWGHMSWGHAVSPDLLHWEHLSVAIPETDSVMAFSGSAVVDWNNTSGFGTDENPPMIAIYTGHYRERRLQAQYIAWSTDRGRTWTPYEGNPVLDFGLTDFRDPKVFWYAPEEKWVMVVALSVDRKVHFYSSKDLKSWTFLSEFGPAGNVTGIWECPDLFELPIENRPGETRWVLDVDNGGGAVAGGSGGQYFVGHFDGTTFVAEHADTRWVDYAKDFYAAISWSDVPEEDGRRLWVGWLNNWLYAGEIPTDPWRSAQSLPRALSLRANALGDVWLVQKPVEELKTLRETHRRLDVRAIAEGEHDLTGEGIAGKAIELVVELEVGDAAEVGLKVRQGEGEETVIGYDVLRKEVFVDRYRSGEKEFHPTYADLFEASMEAPEGRVKLHVFVDWSSVEVFADDGAIVFTSQVFPSPDSEGVSIYAEGGAARLVSLDMWTLASVW; encoded by the coding sequence ATGGCGTGGAAGATGCCGCATACTTTCTCTCAGAGCGACATTTGTCATGGAACCAGCATGCTACGTATCGGCAAGGGGCATGATCCCTTTACCCTGTACCGGGATGGGTATCGAGCGATATCGTATTTCTTCGAATATCCTATATTTCATGCGTTCCAAACCAGCCCTGTGATCATGTCGGATAAACCCATGCTTTTTTCTTCCCTGCGTTTGCGCTGCGCTGTATGGACCGCGCCGGTTCTCCTTGCCGTGCTGCTGGCCACCGTCCCGGCGCACCGCGCCAGTGCGCAGCCCGAACCCACCTACACGGAGCGCTACCGCCCGCAATACCACTTTACGCCCGCCGTCAACTGGATGAACGATCCGAACGGGCTGGTCTGGTTCGACGACGAGTACCACTTGTTCTACCAGTACAACCCCTTCGGTACGCGCTGGGGCCACATGAGCTGGGGGCATGCGGTGAGCCCCGATTTGCTTCACTGGGAGCACTTGTCCGTCGCTATTCCTGAGACGGACAGCGTCATGGCGTTCTCCGGGAGCGCGGTGGTGGACTGGAACAACACGAGCGGGTTCGGAACCGATGAGAACCCCCCGATGATCGCCATTTATACGGGGCACTACCGGGAGCGGCGCCTGCAGGCGCAGTATATCGCATGGAGTACCGACCGGGGGCGCACCTGGACGCCTTACGAGGGCAATCCCGTGCTCGATTTCGGTCTTACGGATTTTCGCGATCCCAAAGTGTTCTGGTATGCGCCGGAAGAGAAATGGGTGATGGTCGTGGCGCTGTCCGTGGACCGGAAGGTGCATTTTTATTCCTCGAAGGACCTGAAATCCTGGACGTTTCTGAGCGAGTTCGGCCCTGCGGGGAACGTGACCGGCATCTGGGAATGTCCCGATCTGTTCGAACTGCCCATCGAGAACCGGCCCGGGGAGACACGCTGGGTGCTGGACGTGGATAATGGAGGGGGCGCCGTCGCGGGCGGCTCGGGCGGGCAGTACTTCGTGGGGCATTTTGACGGAACCACCTTTGTTGCCGAGCACGCGGATACCCGCTGGGTAGATTACGCAAAGGATTTTTACGCCGCCATTTCCTGGTCCGACGTACCGGAAGAAGACGGCCGCCGCCTGTGGGTGGGCTGGCTGAACAACTGGCTGTATGCCGGAGAGATTCCGACGGACCCCTGGCGCAGTGCGCAGAGTCTGCCGCGCGCCCTGTCGCTGCGGGCCAACGCGCTCGGCGATGTGTGGCTGGTCCAGAAGCCTGTCGAGGAATTGAAGACGCTGCGCGAAACGCATCGCCGCCTCGACGTACGCGCCATTGCGGAAGGAGAACACGACCTGACCGGCGAAGGGATCGCCGGCAAGGCGATTGAACTCGTGGTGGAACTGGAGGTCGGCGACGCCGCGGAAGTCGGCCTGAAAGTGCGTCAGGGCGAAGGGGAGGAAACGGTGATCGGGTATGACGTGCTTCGCAAGGAGGTGTTCGTGGACCGGTATCGGTCCGGCGAAAAGGAATTTCACCCGACCTATGCAGACCTCTTCGAGGCGTCTATGGAAGCGCCGGAGGGGCGCGTAAAACTGCATGTGTTCGTGGACTGGTCGTCCGTGGAGGTTTTTGCCGATGACGGCGCCATTGTGTTCACCAGCCAGGTGTTTCCGTCTCCGGACAGTGAGGGGGTGAGTATCTATGCGGAAGGCGGCGCCGCCCGCCTCGTGTCGCTCGACATGTGGACACTGGCTTCCGTCTGGTAA
- a CDS encoding phosphoglucomutase/phosphomannomutase family protein, which yields MADIRFGTDGWRAVIGEDFTFRNLHRVAHATAEWVLAQSPAAPKVVVGYDTRFLGRSFAEYAARVLASAGIEVLLPESFVPTPAVSWATREFGCAAGIVITASHNPPEYNGFKLKADFGGPLLPDGIAEVEARIPADDDILPAPKPLDMLRRSGGIIAQDFTTGYLDCLRSRLDIKAIRASGLRVAHDAMFGAGQGVFTELLGAGQVAALRSTHNPGFGGQPPEPIECNLEMLSEAVVAEGCAAGIANDGDADRVALFDERGRFVDSHTLLALLVRYLHKDLGMSGRVVKAFSSTSIIDRMAEAYGLPVETTRIGFKYIAGHIVKGDVLLGGEESGGIAAQGHIPDRDGLYIGLLVMQMMAQRGKQLSELVAELHDEFGAQAYRRIDFRTTDAKKAGILERLRKGDGPEAIAGSAVLRVDPFDGFKHHVEGGWLLVRPSGTEPLLRVYAEAETPERAHALILDAADQLGLPVPQEG from the coding sequence ATGGCGGATATTCGTTTCGGAACAGACGGCTGGCGCGCCGTGATCGGAGAGGACTTCACGTTCCGCAATCTGCACAGAGTGGCCCATGCGACTGCCGAATGGGTTCTTGCACAATCCCCTGCAGCCCCAAAGGTCGTGGTCGGGTACGATACGCGGTTTCTCGGACGTTCCTTCGCGGAATACGCCGCCCGCGTACTGGCCTCGGCGGGCATCGAGGTGCTGTTGCCGGAATCGTTCGTACCTACTCCCGCCGTAAGCTGGGCTACACGGGAATTCGGGTGTGCGGCCGGTATCGTCATTACGGCCAGTCATAATCCGCCCGAATATAACGGGTTCAAATTGAAGGCGGATTTCGGCGGACCCCTGCTGCCGGACGGCATCGCTGAGGTAGAGGCCCGGATACCTGCCGACGATGATATTCTGCCTGCTCCGAAGCCGTTGGATATGTTGCGGAGAAGCGGAGGAATTATAGCGCAGGATTTCACGACAGGCTATCTGGATTGCCTCAGGAGCCGCCTTGATATCAAGGCGATCCGCGCTTCCGGTCTGCGTGTCGCACACGACGCCATGTTCGGCGCCGGGCAGGGCGTTTTCACCGAATTGCTCGGCGCCGGGCAGGTGGCGGCGTTGCGGAGTACACACAATCCGGGGTTCGGAGGGCAGCCGCCGGAACCGATCGAGTGCAATCTGGAAATGCTTTCCGAGGCTGTTGTCGCCGAGGGATGCGCTGCGGGCATTGCCAACGACGGAGATGCGGACCGGGTGGCCCTCTTTGACGAACGGGGAAGGTTTGTGGATTCGCATACCCTCCTGGCGTTGCTCGTCAGATATCTTCACAAGGATCTTGGGATGTCGGGCCGGGTTGTCAAAGCCTTTTCAAGCACCTCGATCATCGATCGCATGGCGGAAGCATACGGGCTTCCCGTCGAGACGACCCGGATCGGTTTCAAGTACATTGCCGGGCATATCGTGAAGGGGGATGTGCTTCTGGGAGGTGAGGAATCAGGGGGCATTGCCGCACAGGGGCATATTCCGGATCGGGACGGTCTGTACATTGGTCTGCTTGTGATGCAGATGATGGCGCAACGGGGCAAACAACTGTCGGAACTTGTAGCGGAGTTACACGACGAGTTCGGCGCACAAGCCTACCGCCGCATTGATTTTCGCACCACCGATGCGAAAAAGGCAGGCATATTGGAGCGGCTCCGGAAGGGCGACGGGCCGGAAGCGATTGCAGGCTCTGCCGTGCTGCGGGTGGATCCTTTCGACGGGTTCAAGCACCATGTCGAAGGGGGCTGGCTGCTGGTACGGCCTTCGGGGACAGAGCCGTTGCTCCGCGTCTATGCCGAAGCGGAAACGCCGGAACGCGCTCATGCGCTGATTCTCGATGCTGCCGACCAGTTGGGATTGCCGGTTCCGCAAGAAGGGTAG
- a CDS encoding galactose mutarotase, with protein sequence MRRRTIFPMLSLLLMASCTGAPDEAEAPEPVPGVQVAPFGEVDGIPVELFTLANAHGMEIRLTNYGGIVTHLFVPDAEDTPGDIALGYDTLEGYLEQSPYFGSLIGRYGNRIGGAAFTLDGETWTLAANNGPNHLHGGERGFDKVVWAAEPFEEAGRRGVRLAYTSPDGEEGYPGTLDMEVTYTLTDENAFEIDYHATTDKATPVNLTQHTYFNLAGVGSGDILGHELTLHADRFTPADETLIPTGELRPVAGTPFDFTEPTAIGARIDADNLQIEYGGGYDHNFVLNGEPGVLRLAARVADPVTGRVMEVHTTEPGIQFYTGNFLDGSITGKGVSYERRSGFCLETQHFPDSPNQDAFPSTILRPGETYTSRTIYSFDVLP encoded by the coding sequence ATGCGACGACGCACAATCTTCCCGATGCTTTCCCTCCTGCTCATGGCTTCCTGTACCGGCGCGCCGGATGAGGCGGAAGCGCCGGAACCTGTTCCCGGCGTACAGGTCGCCCCGTTCGGCGAGGTGGACGGCATACCCGTAGAGCTCTTCACGCTGGCGAATGCCCACGGCATGGAAATCCGCCTCACGAACTATGGAGGCATCGTGACCCATCTGTTCGTGCCGGACGCAGAGGATACGCCCGGCGACATCGCGCTTGGTTACGACACGCTTGAAGGGTATCTGGAGCAGTCCCCATACTTCGGCTCCCTCATCGGGCGGTACGGAAACCGGATCGGCGGAGCCGCCTTCACCCTCGACGGGGAAACCTGGACGCTTGCCGCCAACAACGGCCCCAATCACCTGCACGGAGGCGAACGGGGATTCGACAAGGTGGTCTGGGCAGCGGAACCCTTTGAGGAAGCCGGCCGGCGCGGCGTGCGGCTCGCCTACACCAGTCCGGACGGAGAGGAAGGCTACCCGGGCACGCTCGATATGGAAGTGACGTATACGCTCACCGACGAAAACGCCTTCGAAATCGACTACCACGCCACGACGGACAAGGCAACCCCCGTCAACCTGACGCAGCACACCTATTTCAATCTGGCCGGAGTGGGCAGCGGAGACATCCTCGGTCACGAACTCACGCTCCATGCGGACCGGTTCACGCCCGCTGACGAAACGCTGATCCCCACCGGAGAACTGCGACCGGTCGCAGGAACCCCCTTCGACTTCACGGAACCGACCGCCATAGGCGCGCGCATCGACGCGGATAATCTCCAGATCGAGTACGGGGGCGGCTACGACCACAACTTCGTACTGAACGGAGAGCCCGGTGTCCTGAGACTCGCGGCCCGGGTCGCGGATCCTGTCACCGGGCGCGTCATGGAAGTGCATACCACCGAGCCGGGCATACAATTCTACACGGGGAATTTCCTGGACGGATCCATTACCGGCAAGGGCGTATCCTATGAGAGGCGCAGCGGCTTCTGTCTCGAAACGCAGCATTTTCCGGATTCGCCGAATCAGGACGCGTTCCCGTCGACGATTCTGCGACCGGGCGAAACGTATACTTCCCGCACCATCTATTCCTTCGACGTATTACCATGA
- a CDS encoding aldo/keto reductase — MSLDTRPLGYTGEQLTGVGLGTWAIGGGDWQYGWGRQDDRDSIAAIRRALDVGINWIDTARIYGLGHSEKIVGEAIAGRRDEVFLATKCGRLWNDDGAIYGSLKAADVRMECESSLKRLKTDVIDLYQIHWPDPLGEIEEGWTEIAKLVEEGKIRYAGVSNFTVEHLRAVQTIHPVASLQPPYSMLRRGVEDALLPYCAENNIGVIVYSPMVCGLLTGKFSKAHLAGLPANDWRHGNVEFRAPAFEANLTLVDGLKPIAERNDLTLSQLAIAWVLRRPEVTSAIVGARKPDQIEETARAGNAALSENDVHAIENLLAQRQETIAAAA, encoded by the coding sequence ATGTCTCTCGATACACGCCCCCTCGGATATACCGGAGAACAACTTACCGGCGTCGGCCTCGGCACCTGGGCCATCGGCGGCGGCGACTGGCAATACGGATGGGGGCGCCAGGATGACCGGGACTCCATCGCCGCCATCCGCCGTGCGCTCGATGTGGGCATCAACTGGATAGACACAGCCCGCATCTACGGCCTCGGACATTCCGAAAAGATCGTGGGGGAGGCCATTGCAGGCCGCCGGGACGAGGTTTTTCTGGCCACGAAATGTGGACGCCTATGGAACGACGACGGCGCCATCTACGGAAGCCTGAAGGCCGCCGATGTACGCATGGAATGCGAATCGAGCCTGAAACGCCTCAAAACGGACGTGATCGACCTGTACCAGATTCACTGGCCCGATCCTCTCGGAGAAATCGAGGAAGGATGGACCGAAATCGCAAAATTGGTCGAGGAGGGCAAGATCCGCTATGCCGGCGTATCCAACTTCACGGTGGAACACCTGCGGGCCGTGCAGACCATTCACCCGGTGGCGTCACTCCAGCCGCCCTACAGTATGTTGCGGCGCGGCGTCGAGGATGCCCTGTTGCCGTATTGCGCCGAAAACAACATCGGCGTGATTGTCTACAGCCCCATGGTATGCGGTCTTCTGACCGGTAAATTCTCCAAAGCCCACCTTGCCGGGCTGCCTGCAAACGACTGGCGGCACGGGAATGTCGAGTTCCGGGCGCCGGCCTTCGAGGCGAATCTTACCCTGGTCGATGGCCTGAAACCGATCGCCGAGCGCAACGATCTGACGCTTTCTCAACTGGCCATCGCATGGGTGCTCCGGCGACCCGAGGTGACCTCCGCAATCGTGGGCGCCCGGAAACCGGACCAGATCGAGGAAACCGCCCGGGCAGGCAACGCAGCGCTTTCAGAAAACGACGTGCACGCCATAGAAAACCTGCTGGCGCAACGGCAGGAAACGATCGCAGCGGCGGCCTGA
- the msrA gene encoding peptide-methionine (S)-S-oxide reductase MsrA has product MTMMEQATLGGGCFWCLEAVFEPLRGIRKIVPGYAGGHVPDPTYRQVCTGRTGHAEVVQIDFDPSEISYRDVLNIFFTMHDPTTPDRQGGDVGPQYRSIILHHDEAQATAAQSVLAEFDGKGIWHNPIVTEIEPLDTFYPAEEEHHAYYRDNTRQPYCRIVIAPKVAKLRKEYAARLK; this is encoded by the coding sequence ATTACCATGATGGAACAGGCTACGCTCGGAGGAGGCTGCTTCTGGTGTCTTGAAGCCGTCTTTGAGCCGCTTCGAGGGATACGCAAAATCGTCCCGGGCTATGCCGGCGGCCATGTCCCCGACCCGACCTACCGGCAGGTATGCACCGGACGTACGGGGCATGCTGAAGTCGTGCAAATCGACTTCGATCCTTCCGAAATCTCCTACCGGGATGTTCTTAATATTTTTTTCACAATGCACGATCCGACGACACCGGACCGGCAGGGTGGAGATGTCGGACCGCAATACCGCTCCATCATCCTGCACCATGACGAAGCCCAAGCAACCGCGGCGCAAAGCGTGCTGGCCGAGTTCGACGGCAAGGGTATCTGGCACAACCCCATCGTGACCGAAATAGAGCCGCTGGACACCTTCTATCCTGCGGAAGAGGAACACCATGCGTACTACCGGGACAATACCCGGCAACCTTATTGCCGCATCGTCATTGCTCCCAAGGTCGCCAAGCTGCGCAAGGAATACGCGGCTCGCCTGAAGTAA
- a CDS encoding methionine synthase, translating into MIETSIIGSYAWPSWFFTSLEAMKEGRYGVRDIEETLDDAVDLAIRDQEDAGVDVISDGEMRRIGFFTAGFYGRLKGLGNIEPSPRRIGPAGHDQRERYEALEPITAPDGLGLVAEYRYVRKRTQRRIKMPCPGPYTLAGRIKTPGKHYRDRMEVAHAFSDLIRAELQELVKEGVDFIQLDEPSYAVHPDAPTEFVDLFNRTVEGVDARIGIHLCFGNFVGRPVAHRTYAPLFPHILDMHADEFAMEFANRELAEIELTARLVEAGKDVAAGLVDVKNYFVEPPELVAERIRALLAYVPPERLSITPDCGFSQTARWAARAKLHTMVKGAHIVRAELG; encoded by the coding sequence ATGATCGAAACAAGCATCATCGGCAGTTACGCCTGGCCATCCTGGTTTTTTACCAGCCTGGAGGCCATGAAAGAGGGCAGGTACGGCGTCCGGGATATCGAAGAAACACTGGATGACGCCGTCGATCTGGCGATCCGGGACCAGGAGGATGCCGGCGTAGACGTGATTTCCGATGGCGAAATGCGCCGTATCGGCTTCTTCACCGCCGGTTTCTACGGGCGGCTGAAAGGGCTGGGAAATATCGAACCCAGCCCCCGGCGCATCGGCCCGGCGGGACACGACCAGCGGGAACGGTACGAAGCGCTGGAACCGATTACGGCGCCGGACGGCTTGGGCCTCGTCGCCGAATACCGGTATGTCCGCAAACGCACGCAACGGCGGATCAAAATGCCCTGTCCCGGCCCGTATACGCTGGCCGGACGCATCAAAACCCCCGGAAAACACTATCGGGACCGCATGGAAGTGGCCCACGCGTTTTCCGATCTCATCCGGGCCGAATTACAGGAATTGGTCAAGGAAGGCGTGGATTTCATCCAGTTGGACGAACCCTCCTATGCGGTCCATCCCGACGCGCCGACCGAATTCGTCGACCTCTTCAACCGGACCGTCGAGGGCGTCGACGCCCGCATAGGCATTCACCTGTGTTTCGGAAATTTCGTGGGGCGGCCTGTGGCGCACCGTACATACGCTCCGTTGTTTCCCCATATTCTGGATATGCATGCGGACGAATTCGCCATGGAATTCGCAAACCGCGAGCTTGCCGAAATCGAACTGACTGCACGCCTTGTGGAAGCCGGAAAAGATGTGGCGGCGGGCCTCGTGGACGTGAAGAACTACTTCGTCGAACCGCCGGAACTGGTGGCGGAACGCATCCGGGCGCTTCTTGCATACGTTCCCCCGGAGCGTCTTTCCATCACGCCGGATTGCGGATTCAGTCAGACGGCGCGCTGGGCGGCCCGCGCCAAACTGCACACCATGGTGAAGGGGGCGCATATCGTGCGGGCGGAACTGGGGTAA